From Juglans regia cultivar Chandler chromosome 6, Walnut 2.0, whole genome shotgun sequence, the proteins below share one genomic window:
- the LOC109014301 gene encoding myrcene synthase, chloroplastic-like: MAYAMHLSILDSIRNCKLSTLLPPKRPVSALTSPKDSTIVRRSANYHPTIWHYDYIQSIRSEYVGELFTRKIDKLKGEVTMMFHNVVDPIKQLELIDTLQRLGVSYHFEDEIRRMLENKHITNHNGDVCEKQSLYATAVEFRLMRQHGFDVPQDTFKRFFSEKGDFKECLCDDIEGMLALYEASFHLREGESILEEARDFATKHLKEYVDQSKDKYLCTMVNHALELPLHWRVMRSEARWFIDAYRGREDMNPTLLELAELDFNMVQAVHQEDLKEVSRWWRSTGLGDLSFARDRVVENFLWATGALFQPQFGHERRMLAKLGALLTIVDDVYDVYGTFEELELFTDAIERWDVNEMGKLPYYMQICFLSVYNTVNEMAFDTLKEKGCNIVWYMRKAWADICKSYLLEAKWFYNGYTPSLQEYLEYGWMTITIANILVHCYFFVTNPITKEALDSLEEYPDIIRLSSFIVRLADDLGTSTEELKRGDNPKSIQCYMNDTGASEEDARQYMRSLISATWKTINGNRIASSPFSETFNEIATNIARMSQFMYQHGDGHGIVDRETKDRVLALFIHPIPIAKN; this comes from the exons ATGGCTTACGCAATGCATCTTAGCATTCTTGATTCAATCCGAAATTGCAAACTCTCTACATTGCTCCCACCTAAAAGACCCGTCTCAGCTTTAACAAGCCCAAAAGACTCTACCATTGTCCGACGATCAGCAAATTACCATCCTACCATTTGGCATTATGATTACATCCAATCAATAAGAAGCGAATATGTG GGGGAGTTATTCACCCGAAAGATTGATAAGCTCAAGGGAGAAGTAACAATGATGTTTCACAACGTGGTGGATCCCATAAAGCAACTTGAGCTGATTGACACTTTGCAAAGACTTGGAGTGTCTTACCACTTTGAGGACGAAATAAGGAGGATGTtggaaaataaacacattactAATCATAATGGTGATGTTTGCGAGAAGCAAAGTTTATATGCCACTGCTGTTGAGTTTAGGCTCATGAGACAACATGGATTTGATGTACCTCAAG ACACTTTCAAACGTTTCTTCAGTGAAAAGGGGGATTTCAAAGAATGTCTATGTGATGATATTGAAGGAATGCTTGCTTTGTATGAAGCCTCATTCCACTTGAGAGAAGGCGAAAGCATCTTGGAGGAAGCAAGAGATTTTGCAACCAAACATCTTAAAGAGTATGTGGATCAAAGTAAAGATAAATATCTTTGTACGATGGTGAATCATGCCCTAGAGCTTCCATTGCATTGGAGAGTGATGAGGTCTGAAGCAAGGTGGTTCATTGATGCatatagaggaagagaagatatGAACCCTACCTTGCTTGAGCTTGCAGAATTGGATTTTAATATGGTACAAGCAGTTCACCAAGAAGATCTAAAAGAAGTGTCGAG GTGGTGGAGGAGCACTGGCCTTGGAGATTTGAGCTTTGCAAGGGATAGAGTGGTGGAAAATTTCCTTTGGGCAACGGGAGCATTATTTCAACCTCAATTTGGACATGAGAGGAGAATGTTAGCCAAGCTCGGTGCATTGTTGACAATAGTAGATGATGTCTACGATGTCTATGGCACTTTTGAAGAACTTGAGCTCTTCACGGATGCTATTGAAAG ATGGGATGTCAATGAAATGGGAAAGCTTccctattatatgcaaatttgtttcctttctgTCTACAACACGGTTAATGAAATGGCTTTTGATACTCTCAAGGAAAAGGGATGCAACATCGTTTGGTACATGAGAAAGGCA TGGGCAGATATATGCAAATCTTATTTGTTGGAGGCAAAATGGTTTTACAACGGATATACACCAAGCCTTCAAGAATACCTTGAATATGGATGGATGACAATAACAATAGCAAATATATTGGTGCATTGTTATTTTTTCGTCACAAATCCCATAACAAAGGAAGCCTTGGATTCATTGGAAGAGTATCCCGATATAATTCGTTTATCATCATTCATTGTGCGACTTGCAGATGATCTCGGAACATCTACG GAAGAGTTAAAGAGGGGGGATAATCCTAAATCAATCCAATGCTACATGAACGACACTGGTGCTAGTGAAGAAGATGCTCGTCAATACATGAGGTCCTTGATTAGTGCAACATGGAAGACAATTAATGGAAATCGCATTGCAAGTTCTCCATTCTCTGAAACATTTAATGAGATCGCAACGAACATTGCAAGGATGTCCCAGTTCATGTACCAGCATGGAGATGGACACGGCATTGTAGACCGTGAGACTAAGGACCGCGTGCTAGCATTGTTTATTCACCCCATTCCCATAGCTAAGAATTGA
- the LOC118348656 gene encoding uncharacterized protein LOC118348656, with protein sequence MDKSQSLTSPPYFDGNNYAYWKVRMKAFLKSVDERVWVSITKGWREPVVIIEGVQTPKSVDNYSRDEISECGWNNKGLNAIFMAVSQEEFKRISMCENCKQAWDILEVTHEGTKAVKNSKLQMLTTSFEELRMKDDETFDAFYAKLNHVVNSSFNLGDKIPENRIVRKILRSLPERFRPKVTAIEESKDLDNMRIEELVGSLQTYEHTLPVDKKNKSITLNTINESSDESSDELAMSDKEVAFYAKKFRKMFVSRNRKNWGDKKKRFERVNGNSSSGKKEMSSKKYTRATKDRVQSDIQCHECHGFGHIRLECANYKKAIEKAKGASLNDNDSETSDSSKSPSPKKNRNYMAFTSSVGGQSHRSESTSENESVSGSESGDDDELEEIYEKLYKECVKLRKLNKAHIENIDICKRENEDLQGKLNEANCLTDQLQKRNVSLEDKVKMQGSELILLNDKLKNLSTGKQKLDKILNSGKSFGDKRGIGYIEGKSDVASTSKIPCKRVGKIMFVPASNENGKPQLLKKGKKPLHVQKPVPPPKRQGARNTSPICHHCGKVGHVRPDCFKLKNYHAPTFSKSRIVYPSKKSKKFLNASRYVSPSMRHEVHKANHVCHNCGKIGHIRPNCFELRDHPKRIEKPYSRKGHQNLWSQVMVLTKQNEIINVKLDQLTTRQKVDKVNHPKVRQVWMRKGEEQTRHGID encoded by the coding sequence ATGGATAAGTCTCAATCTCTCACATCACCACCatattttgatggaaacaacTATGCTTATTGGAAAGTCCGAATGAAAGCGTTTCTAAAGTCTGTGGATGAACGAGTGTGGGTGTCCATAACAAAAGGATGGAGAGAACCAGTTGTTATCATTGAGGGAGTTCAAACTCCCAAAAGTGTGGATAATTATTCTAGGGATGAAATAAGCGAGTGTGGTTGGAATAACAAAGGCCTGAATGCGATTTTCATGGCTGTGTCCCAGGAGGAGTTCAAGCGAATTTCCATGTGTGAAAATTGTAAACAAGCTTGGGACATTCTTGAGGTTACCCATGAAGGTACCAAGGCTGTTAAGAATTCTAAGCTTCAAATGCTAaccacaagttttgaagaacttagaatgaaagatgatgaaacTTTTGATGCCTTCTATGCCAAACTCAATCATGTTGTCAATTCTAGTTTTAATTTAGGCGACAAAATCCCTGAGAATAGAATTGTGAGAAAAATTCTCAGATCTCTTCCTGAGAGATTCCGTCCCAAAGTCACTGCCATTGAAGAGAGCAAAGATTTGGACAATATGAGAATTGAAGAGCTGGTGGGCTCTCTACAAACCTATGAGCATACTCTTCCTgtggataagaaaaataagtccaTAACCCTCAACACTATCAATGAGTCATCTGATGAGTCGTCCGATGAGTTGGCTATGAGTGACAAAGAAGTAGCcttttatgctaaaaaattcaGGAAGATGTTTGTatctagaaatagaaagaatTGGGGAGATAAGAAGAAAAGGTTTGAGAGAGTTAATGGAAATTCCAGTTCAGGAAAGAAGGAAATGAGCTCTAAGAAATATACTAGAGCCACCAAAGACAGGGTACAATCTGATATTCAGTGTCATGAATGTCATGGTTTTGGGCACATTCGCCTTGAGtgtgcaaattacaaaaaggccATAGAGAAAGCAAAGGGTGCGTCTTTGAATGATAATGATTCTGAGACAAGTGACTCTTCTAAGAGTccctctccaaagaaaaatcgCAACTACATGGCATTCACTTCTTCTGTTGGTGGCCAAAGTCACAGAAGTGAATCAACGTCTGAAAATGAGAGTGTATCCGGAAGTGAATCCGGGGATGATGATGAGTTGGAGGAAATCTATGAGAAGTTGTACAAAGAATGTGTAAAATTGAGGAAACTCAATAAAGCACATATTGAGAATATAGAtatttgcaaaagagaaaatgaggatcTCCAAGGTAAATTGAATGAAGCAAATTGTCTAACCGATCAGTTGCAAAAGAGGAATGTGTCACTCGAGGATAAAGTGAAAATGCAGGGAAGTGAGTTGATTTTGTTAAACGATAAGTTGAAAAATTTGTCTACTGGGAAACAAAAGCTTGACAAAATCCTAAACTCAGGAAAGTCCTTTGGTGACAAGAGAGGTATAGGATATATTGAAGGGAAATCTGATGTGGCTTCAACTTCAAAAATCCCATGCAAAAGGGTaggaaaaataatgtttgttcCTGCTTCTAATGAGAATGGCAAACCTCAACTTTTGAAAAAGGGTAAGAAACCCTTACATGTGCAAAAGCCTGTCCCACCTCCCAAGAGACAAGGAGCTCGTAACACAAGCCCTATATGTCATCATTGTGGGAAGGTTGGTCATGTTAGACCAGATTGcttcaagttaaaaaattatcatgcCCCTACTTTCTCTAAAAGTAGGATTGTCTATCCTTCTAAAAAGAGTAAGAAGTTCTTGAATGCTTCCAGGTATGTTTCACCCTCCATGAGACATGAAGTTCACAAAGCAAACCACGTTTGTCACAATTGTGGTAAGATTGGTCACATTCGACCAAACTGTTTTGAGCTTAGAGACCATCCTAAGAGAATTGAAAAGCCCTACTCAAGAAAAGGGCATCAAAACTTGTGGAGCCAAGTCATGGTCTTGACCAAACAAAATGAGATTATCAATGTGAAGTTAGACCAATTGACTACTAGACAGAAGGTTGATAAGGTGAATCATCCAAAAGTGAGACAAGTGTGGATGAGAAAGGGGGAGGAGCAGACCAGACATGGTATAGACTGA